A genomic window from Pygocentrus nattereri isolate fPygNat1 chromosome 22, fPygNat1.pri, whole genome shotgun sequence includes:
- the LOC108434337 gene encoding GPI-linked NAD(P)(+)--arginine ADP-ribosyltransferase 1-like, producing MMGGQSLSLFLLMFLPVLTHNVTAEKRILDMAPNAVDDTFSECRDKMIQTITAPGGLLQKELKARKDFADMWRSHGGTCEKQIYGATPHHLAALQAYGNSGVQFRKTFNNMVQTKGSNATTYNDEFPFKSLHFLLTDALRLLNPGKACYTVYFGTSNLYTAETGKEVRFGRFLHPRLQQSLEIEAAESEGKGTLFNISSCSVVNVENYTCTSEEIEQLISPTEVFKVKSINHVSTDEADYKIITLTHSGFLSNHDCYYSTSSPSGSSAPLLTCKILALVSLFLAILLPKNLL from the exons ATGATGGGAGGTCAGAGTTTAAGTCTCTTTCTGCTGATGTTCCTACCTGTGCTCACCCACAAT GTCACTGCAGAGAAGAGAATCCTGGACATGGCTCCCAATGCTGTAGATGACACCTTCTCAGAGTGTCGTGACAAAATGATACAGACTATTACAGCACCAGGTGGCCTGTTGCAGAAAGAGCTCAAGGCCAGGAAGGATTTTGCAGACATGTGGAGGAGTCATGGTGGAACTTGTGAGAAGCAAATTTATGGTGCAACACCTCATCACTTGGCTGCACTTCAGGCTTATGGGAATTCTGGAGTTCAGTTCCGAAAGACGTTTAACAACATGGTTCAGACCAAAGGCAGCAATGCCACAACATACAACGATGAGTTTCCCTTCAAGTCTCTCCACTTTCTGCTAACAGATGCTTTACGACTTCTTAACCCTGGCAAAGCATGTTACACTGTGTACTTTGGCACGAGCAACCTATATACAGCAGAAACTGGGAAGGAGGTGCGTTTTGGGAGGTTTCTTCATCCTAGACTTCAGCAGAGCCTTGAAATTGAAGCAGCTGAGTCAGAAGGCAAAGGCACACTGTTCAACATCAGCTCCTGTTCTGTGGTTAATGTTGAGAACTACACGTGCACTTCTGAGGAAATTGAACAGCTTATTTCCCCAACTGAGGTCTTCAAAGTGAAGAGTATCAATCATGTTTCAACTGATGAAGCTGActataaaataataactttaacacattcaggctttctgagcaaTCATGACTGCTACTACTCTACCAG CTCACCTTCTGGATCCTCTGCTCCACTGCTGACCTGCAAGATTCTGGCATTGGTGTCCCTCTTTCTTGCCATTCTTCTGCCAAAGAACCTGCTTTAA